A genome region from Gammaproteobacteria bacterium includes the following:
- a CDS encoding phytanoyl-CoA dioxygenase family protein: MTLFPVRTATMTEPLVINKEQVAHRADYGVHEQAMQAYIRAGQSRALALPNRGQLRFLDNGDLHPDISSAVQKYGFYVLKNLVCSDELNDIEVDVFNILERLPTSKGSPVDKQGRSALGVDCEGVSLFWSRPLGDPFGGTDRAAGRHPVKMLEPEPVADSPEQTVYLILGVLQFSDALLRLYAHPDLLRLAACLNGEDFVPFNEAMFIKQPGLGASVAWHQDGVTHWDSKHWDSSIHGYTFQAQLYGCTAANAVWSVPGSHRLGKVDISSWAADNGSERLPDAVPYICDPGDVVIHNRQLVHGSFANTSPDWRVSFTLGYHRRSSVLGVQGGGVHNATAVYDEERIHKRSRMIGYGIDARRQRFPDESPYTYAPFVKSGEKLEWNESVKQTIHDYNLLDLSI; encoded by the coding sequence ATGACGCTGTTCCCTGTTCGTACAGCCACCATGACAGAACCTTTAGTTATCAACAAAGAGCAGGTCGCTCACCGTGCTGACTACGGCGTGCACGAACAGGCCATGCAAGCCTATATCCGTGCTGGTCAGTCGCGTGCATTGGCACTGCCAAACCGCGGCCAGTTGCGATTCTTGGACAATGGTGACCTCCATCCCGATATCAGTTCAGCGGTTCAGAAGTACGGGTTTTATGTCCTGAAAAATCTGGTTTGTTCGGACGAACTCAACGACATCGAGGTCGATGTCTTTAACATCCTTGAGCGTCTACCGACTTCTAAAGGGTCTCCCGTAGACAAACAGGGGCGGTCCGCACTGGGTGTTGACTGTGAGGGAGTGAGCCTGTTCTGGTCCCGACCTCTGGGTGACCCGTTTGGTGGAACTGATCGCGCCGCTGGCCGCCATCCAGTCAAAATGTTGGAACCTGAACCGGTGGCCGATTCACCCGAGCAAACCGTTTATCTGATTTTGGGGGTACTTCAGTTTTCTGACGCTCTTTTGCGTCTGTATGCTCATCCAGATTTGCTTAGGTTGGCCGCATGTCTGAACGGAGAGGATTTCGTGCCATTTAATGAGGCCATGTTCATCAAGCAGCCTGGATTAGGTGCGTCTGTGGCGTGGCATCAAGACGGGGTGACACACTGGGACAGCAAACACTGGGACAGCAGTATTCACGGGTACACTTTTCAAGCTCAACTCTATGGCTGTACTGCGGCCAATGCTGTCTGGTCGGTACCGGGTTCTCATCGTCTAGGCAAAGTCGATATTTCGAGTTGGGCGGCTGATAACGGTTCGGAGAGGCTCCCCGATGCCGTCCCGTACATCTGTGATCCGGGAGACGTCGTGATCCATAACCGTCAACTGGTTCACGGTTCGTTTGCCAATACCAGCCCGGACTGGCGTGTATCCTTCACGCTCGGATATCACCGGCGGTCCAGCGTATTGGGTGTTCAGGGGGGTGGCGTTCACAATGCAACAGCGGTCTATGACGAAGAACGGATTCATAAACGATCGCGAATGATCGGGTATGGGATCGATGCCAGACGGCAAAGGTTTCCAGATGAATCACCCTATACCTACGCCCCTTTTGTGAAGAGCGGTGAGAAGCTGGAATGGAACGAGAGCGTCAAACAAACGATCCATGATTACAATTTACTTGACCTCAGTATTTGA
- a CDS encoding mandelate racemase, which produces MTIVISNIKTTPVLVPFRRPPVTASGAIGELPLVLLDVETDVGLTGHAYLFVFLKSMLKPTMDCVAALAELVRGMNADPDQVDPLLRRQLRLLDIHGILGQVLAGLDMALWDIRAKSEDLPLAKVLGDPRDYVKTYNSCGLWLEKGDPEKLADQAHELLAEGDFSAVKLRLGYETFKEDLAVVRAVKRSCGDTVDLMSDFNQGLDQKEALLRCQALDGEGLYWIEEPVRYDDYHGSSALAAAVDTPIQTGENLLNPLEFQKALKAKAADYYMLDVQRIAGVSGWRAAVTLPEAESIPVSTHLFPEISIHLMATTNNAHWLEYVDWASPIIREPTVALGGKVQVPTTVGNGIEWNTEAVARYQVE; this is translated from the coding sequence ATGACCATTGTTATTTCTAATATTAAGACAACACCGGTTCTCGTGCCTTTCAGGCGTCCACCAGTGACAGCCAGTGGCGCCATTGGCGAACTACCCCTAGTTCTGCTTGATGTAGAAACTGATGTCGGGCTGACGGGTCACGCCTATCTGTTTGTATTTCTAAAATCGATGTTAAAGCCAACTATGGACTGTGTGGCCGCATTAGCAGAATTGGTGCGGGGTATGAACGCTGATCCCGATCAGGTAGATCCACTTCTGAGACGACAGCTCCGACTGTTGGATATTCACGGGATCCTCGGCCAAGTACTCGCAGGGCTAGACATGGCACTCTGGGATATACGGGCAAAATCTGAAGACCTTCCGTTAGCTAAGGTGTTAGGTGATCCGCGGGATTACGTAAAGACTTATAACAGTTGCGGCCTTTGGCTCGAAAAGGGGGATCCAGAGAAACTCGCAGACCAGGCGCACGAGCTACTTGCTGAAGGTGACTTCAGCGCAGTCAAGCTGCGACTCGGTTATGAGACTTTTAAAGAGGATCTTGCTGTGGTTCGTGCAGTCAAGCGCAGTTGCGGCGACACGGTTGATCTGATGAGCGACTTCAATCAGGGGCTCGATCAAAAAGAAGCGCTTCTTCGCTGTCAGGCACTGGATGGAGAGGGGTTGTACTGGATTGAGGAGCCCGTTCGCTACGACGATTACCATGGGTCGTCTGCACTGGCGGCTGCGGTGGATACTCCGATTCAGACGGGTGAGAACCTGCTCAACCCGCTTGAATTCCAGAAAGCTCTGAAAGCCAAAGCCGCTGACTACTATATGCTAGACGTACAGCGTATTGCCGGGGTTTCAGGCTGGCGTGCAGCCGTCACCCTGCCGGAAGCTGAAAGCATTCCAGTATCTACTCATCTTTTCCCAGAGATCAGCATTCACCTGATGGCCACGACCAACAATGCGCACTGGCTTGAGTATGTCGACTGGGCCAGCCCAATTATTCGTGAGCCTACAGTTGCGTTGGGCGGAAAGGTGCAAGTACCGACGACTGTCGGTAATGGTATCGAATGGAATACAGAAGCCGTCGCGCGTTATCAGGTGGAGTAA
- a CDS encoding DUF1330 domain-containing protein, with product MAKGYWISAYREINDPAKLAAYAELAAPAVKANGGNFLVRGGAITAKEAGVAERTVVVEFPSYDAALSTYQSDAYQAALEKLADGVVRDFRIVEGSE from the coding sequence ATGGCTAAAGGATACTGGATTAGTGCTTATCGTGAAATCAATGATCCTGCAAAGCTGGCAGCCTATGCGGAGCTGGCAGCGCCGGCAGTCAAGGCTAACGGCGGGAATTTCTTGGTTCGAGGAGGCGCAATTACGGCCAAAGAAGCTGGCGTGGCAGAACGCACAGTGGTAGTCGAGTTCCCCAGTTATGATGCCGCGCTGAGTACTTACCAAAGTGATGCGTATCAGGCGGCCCTTGAAAAACTCGCAGACGGTGTGGTGCGGGATTTTCGAATTGTCGAGGGCTCTGAATAG
- a CDS encoding aspartate aminotransferase family protein, which translates to MSWPDQSSLSQALFTRAQKVLPGGISRLQTLVQPFPIYATEGQGATIIDADGVTRTDFMNNFASLIHGHAHPEILSSVTEAMHKGTCFSMPTELEIQLAELIVDRVKRVEKIRFCNSGTEAVMLAIKAARARTNRPCIAKIEGAYHGMYDYAEVSLDSSPDNWGDAPTPLAYTRGTPMSVLEDTIVIPLNDSNTSERLLRDCGDRLAGVLIDPVPLSCGLVPMADHFIDMLHRVSRELGALIIADEVIAFRLDYHGAQSRFGINPDLTTFAKIIGGGFPVGAIGGTEDAMSVFSHNQGKPPNSSSGTFTANPVSMAAGLKTLEMLDTKAYDYLEDLGTYARHVVENAFAASGFKGQVSGVGSMFHLHLHDREVTDYRTFFQTEAEAGATTRLHLRLLDSGYILSPKLGGFLSTVNTRDQIDGFGNALATALTIEMPTR; encoded by the coding sequence ATGTCCTGGCCTGATCAATCGTCGCTGTCGCAAGCTCTGTTCACCCGGGCGCAGAAGGTTCTCCCAGGTGGTATTTCAAGGCTACAAACGCTGGTTCAGCCGTTTCCGATCTATGCCACCGAGGGTCAAGGCGCAACGATAATAGATGCCGACGGTGTGACGCGCACAGATTTTATGAATAACTTTGCCTCTCTGATCCACGGACATGCACATCCAGAAATTCTCAGCTCTGTCACTGAGGCTATGCACAAAGGCACCTGCTTTTCGATGCCCACGGAGCTAGAAATTCAGCTCGCCGAATTAATTGTAGACCGAGTCAAACGGGTCGAGAAAATCCGTTTCTGTAACAGTGGGACAGAAGCTGTGATGCTTGCCATCAAAGCAGCGCGGGCGCGGACGAACCGACCCTGCATCGCTAAGATTGAAGGTGCCTATCACGGGATGTATGACTATGCAGAAGTCAGTTTAGATTCTTCGCCGGATAATTGGGGTGACGCGCCTACCCCGTTAGCCTATACCCGCGGTACCCCTATGAGCGTCTTAGAAGACACTATCGTCATACCGCTCAATGACAGCAACACCAGCGAGCGGCTATTGCGTGACTGTGGCGACAGATTGGCTGGCGTACTGATCGACCCTGTACCGTTGTCCTGCGGGCTGGTACCGATGGCCGATCATTTTATCGACATGCTGCATCGCGTAAGCCGTGAACTCGGTGCGCTGATCATTGCTGACGAGGTCATTGCATTCCGTCTTGACTATCATGGTGCACAGTCAAGGTTTGGGATCAACCCAGACCTCACAACTTTTGCCAAGATTATTGGCGGCGGCTTCCCTGTTGGAGCCATTGGGGGAACTGAAGATGCCATGTCTGTTTTTAGCCATAATCAAGGCAAACCCCCAAACTCATCTAGTGGAACATTCACAGCAAACCCAGTATCGATGGCGGCGGGACTCAAGACACTAGAGATGCTAGACACCAAAGCCTACGATTACCTGGAAGATCTAGGCACTTACGCCAGACATGTCGTGGAGAATGCATTTGCTGCGAGTGGATTCAAGGGACAAGTAAGCGGGGTCGGTAGCATGTTTCACTTGCATCTTCATGATCGTGAAGTGACTGACTACCGAACATTCTTCCAGACTGAGGCTGAAGCTGGAGCGACCACCCGACTTCATCTTAGACTTCTTGATTCCGGATACATTCTCTCACCTAAATTGGGTGGTTTTCTGTCTACCGTGAACACACGAGACCAAATCGACGGATTCGGCAATGCGCTAGCCACTGCCCTCACCATTGAGATGCCTACACGTTGA
- a CDS encoding FAD-dependent oxidoreductase gives MTDSSASHFPQLFSPFRLGHTETPNRIVSTSHGTNMASEGIPTPQLIAYHEAKARGGCGTVMMFGSGAASPLTPIMNNHVNLWDDRAKNGLRDAAHAIKQHGALAISQVTSMGRRTNLHADIFGRGPSATSCELSPAIPHVLTIGEIEQITADYAQACATLKDCGFDGADLAFYDDQLPDQFWSPQTNHRRDRYGGVLENRLRFSLDVLEAIRGAVGREFIVGARVSGDDRLPGGLSPEELLEIIQRLDRTEQLDYFTVTGGTISTFRSRGWNIPSAYYGLGTFVTLAGRIRSTVNTPVIVTGRIVTPAQAEQVLKSGAADLVGMTRALIADPDLPTKARNQQPEQIRVCMGSNEGCIDRLYFGLPIGCVQNPVVGREQSWGNLTPATKPRHIVVIGGGPAGMETARVAASRQHQVTLLERDNKLGGAIQIVARASGWESYLQCVTWLKNQLQDLEIDIRLETDATTNLICSLSPDAVVVATGAEPRRPNLAGANLPHVVTVSDILSGSANPSGRCVILDETGYTPGATTADTLSQLGYDVEIVTRQYALGEDIGTTVRAVLHERLLRTGVRITTLHTPVEITTSGVRLMHVLTDEERFIEADTVVLSSSGIGRDALHRELGEGNNYELHLIGDAFAPRHLRHAMVDGARTGRAL, from the coding sequence ATGACAGATAGCAGCGCCTCTCATTTTCCACAACTATTCTCACCTTTTAGGTTAGGCCATACGGAAACACCGAACCGTATTGTCTCAACCAGCCATGGCACGAACATGGCCAGCGAAGGCATTCCGACACCGCAACTGATTGCCTACCATGAGGCCAAGGCACGAGGAGGTTGTGGCACGGTAATGATGTTCGGCAGCGGCGCGGCCTCACCGTTGACACCGATTATGAACAATCACGTGAACCTTTGGGATGATCGTGCTAAAAATGGACTCCGTGACGCGGCACACGCTATCAAGCAACACGGCGCACTGGCTATCAGCCAGGTCACGTCAATGGGTCGTCGAACCAATCTTCACGCTGACATCTTCGGTCGGGGCCCTTCAGCTACGTCGTGTGAACTGTCTCCGGCAATTCCTCATGTCCTGACAATCGGTGAAATAGAGCAGATCACAGCCGATTACGCTCAAGCATGTGCCACGCTCAAAGATTGTGGCTTTGATGGAGCCGATCTTGCCTTTTACGACGACCAGCTGCCGGATCAGTTCTGGAGTCCTCAAACCAATCATCGACGTGACCGTTACGGTGGTGTACTGGAGAACCGACTGCGATTTTCTCTCGATGTTCTGGAAGCGATACGTGGCGCTGTAGGCCGGGAATTTATCGTTGGCGCCCGAGTATCCGGTGATGATCGACTGCCGGGTGGACTGTCACCCGAGGAACTCCTGGAGATCATCCAACGACTGGATCGTACAGAGCAACTCGACTATTTCACGGTGACAGGCGGTACGATCTCGACTTTTCGCTCACGTGGTTGGAACATCCCATCGGCCTACTACGGCCTGGGCACCTTCGTCACTCTGGCTGGTCGGATCCGATCTACCGTAAACACCCCGGTAATTGTGACCGGCCGAATCGTGACCCCGGCTCAGGCTGAACAGGTACTTAAGAGTGGCGCGGCTGACCTAGTCGGCATGACCCGTGCACTGATCGCTGATCCGGATCTTCCAACAAAAGCTAGGAACCAGCAGCCTGAACAAATTCGTGTGTGCATGGGCTCAAATGAAGGCTGCATTGACCGGCTGTATTTCGGACTGCCGATTGGCTGTGTACAGAACCCAGTTGTCGGCAGAGAACAATCCTGGGGAAATCTTACGCCAGCTACAAAACCTCGGCATATTGTGGTGATTGGTGGGGGGCCGGCAGGTATGGAAACCGCCCGGGTTGCAGCCTCCCGACAGCACCAGGTAACGCTTCTTGAACGTGACAATAAACTGGGCGGTGCTATACAGATAGTAGCCCGAGCATCCGGATGGGAAAGCTACTTGCAGTGCGTCACCTGGCTTAAGAATCAGCTACAGGACCTTGAGATCGACATTCGACTCGAGACTGATGCCACGACTAACCTGATCTGTTCACTGTCACCCGATGCGGTCGTTGTGGCGACTGGCGCAGAACCAAGAAGACCAAATCTAGCCGGTGCCAACCTACCTCATGTTGTTACGGTTTCGGACATCCTCAGTGGTAGTGCAAACCCATCGGGGCGCTGCGTGATACTGGATGAAACCGGGTATACACCTGGTGCTACAACTGCTGATACCTTAAGTCAGTTGGGGTATGACGTTGAGATCGTGACCCGTCAGTATGCATTGGGCGAAGACATTGGCACCACTGTCAGGGCCGTCCTGCACGAACGTTTGTTGCGCACTGGTGTCAGGATCACCACTTTGCACACACCCGTCGAGATCACGACTTCCGGGGTTCGCTTGATGCATGTGCTTACAGATGAAGAACGTTTTATTGAAGCAGACACCGTGGTCCTTTCTTCCAGTGGTATCGGGCGCGACGCGCTCCACCGTGAACTGGGTGAAGGAAACAACTATGAACTCCATCTAATTGGGGATGCTTTTGCTCCCCGTCACTTGAGACATGCCATGGTGGATGGCGCCCGGACCGGACGGGCACTGTAG
- a CDS encoding aminotransferase class V-fold PLP-dependent enzyme, with amino-acid sequence MRKAQPWDAQSRDRTADEIERCRSAYGTLVRSGADNIALVHSTSYGIKLAAETLPVLAGQNIVVIEDQFPSNFHAWYLKTLEVGAKLTIVPTPDDWDWTAAILAHIDHNTAIVATAPCRWTDGSSIDLVALGRRCREVDAALVVDATQSAGAMELDVNEIDPDFMIASGYKWLLCPYAFSFLYAAPRHHSAQPIEHYTWTLSDTPPLGMMRGDDMDGASGARRFDMGERNNPILPAMAIKALDQLIEWRLERISRSIEMLTDLVEAAALDRGMLVPPKHCRVPHIIGIRRHQGWPEDLQDRLASLGVYVSKRGDAMRVSPYLYNEANEVERLFEAVDHLPAA; translated from the coding sequence ATGAGAAAGGCCCAGCCATGGGATGCCCAAAGCAGAGATCGTACTGCAGACGAAATTGAGCGCTGCCGGTCCGCCTATGGCACGCTCGTCAGGAGCGGGGCGGACAACATTGCATTGGTTCATTCAACGAGCTACGGGATAAAACTGGCTGCTGAGACCCTGCCGGTTCTCGCGGGACAGAATATAGTCGTCATCGAAGACCAATTCCCTTCTAATTTCCACGCCTGGTACCTTAAAACACTGGAGGTTGGCGCCAAGCTCACTATCGTCCCCACGCCTGATGACTGGGACTGGACCGCCGCGATTCTTGCGCACATCGATCACAACACCGCGATTGTTGCAACCGCGCCCTGCCGGTGGACCGACGGCAGTTCGATCGATCTGGTTGCGCTGGGGCGACGCTGTCGTGAGGTCGATGCTGCTCTGGTCGTCGATGCCACGCAGTCGGCCGGTGCAATGGAACTGGATGTAAACGAGATTGATCCTGACTTCATGATTGCATCCGGGTACAAGTGGCTGTTGTGTCCCTATGCGTTCAGTTTTTTATACGCGGCACCCCGGCATCATTCAGCGCAACCAATCGAGCATTACACTTGGACGCTTAGTGATACCCCCCCTCTGGGTATGATGCGGGGAGATGATATGGACGGAGCCTCTGGCGCACGTCGGTTTGATATGGGTGAACGCAATAATCCAATACTGCCCGCCATGGCTATTAAGGCACTGGACCAGTTGATCGAATGGCGACTAGAACGAATCAGCCGGTCCATAGAAATGCTGACAGATCTTGTAGAAGCCGCTGCTCTGGATCGAGGCATGCTGGTGCCACCCAAGCACTGCCGGGTCCCGCATATCATCGGCATACGCCGGCACCAAGGATGGCCCGAGGATCTCCAGGACAGACTCGCCTCATTGGGTGTTTACGTCAGTAAACGTGGAGATGCGATGCGGGTGAGCCCGTATCTCTACAACGAGGCAAATGAAGTGGAGCGCCTGTTCGAGGCTGTAGACCATCTCCCCGCGGCATGA
- a CDS encoding MFS transporter yields the protein MAFSNAGHVFTHMLTILYATAVLYLPSKFDLSYGEMLGLSSVGLILFGVGSLPAGWFGDRWSQVGMLVIFFIGIGVSTAFTGLATNTTSLFIGLSLIGLFASIYHPVGIAWLVACARRQGLALGVNGAFGHLGSAVAPVFVGVMIDYVSWRAAFVLPGAAAILTGALLWVAWAQGWVSDRNADRVPMPAPAPGDYRRVFLVLLVTMACNGFVYAGMMNTAPKVFEVGLTVTFTDSYTGIGILTGTVIGLSSVCSFIGGWLADRYSPRRIYLVFWMLLVPALILVATASGYRLILAMFLAMSFLVTFAAAENMLVARYTPFRWRSLAYGARFVLALGIGGLTVYVAGDLFDRTGTFGVLYLLFSAAAVVAVLCAFWLPSAGRAVRKQPVSL from the coding sequence ATGGCATTTTCGAATGCCGGCCATGTGTTTACACATATGCTGACCATTCTCTATGCCACTGCCGTGCTTTATTTGCCCAGTAAATTTGATCTGTCTTATGGTGAGATGCTGGGTCTTTCGAGCGTGGGCCTTATCCTGTTTGGTGTGGGCTCGCTGCCCGCAGGCTGGTTTGGTGATCGGTGGAGTCAGGTGGGAATGCTTGTAATTTTCTTTATTGGGATTGGTGTTTCTACAGCATTCACCGGCTTGGCAACGAATACCACCAGTCTGTTTATCGGGCTGTCACTGATAGGTCTTTTTGCGTCGATCTACCATCCGGTGGGGATTGCCTGGCTGGTCGCGTGCGCGCGCCGGCAGGGCCTGGCCCTGGGTGTCAACGGCGCATTTGGCCATCTCGGCAGTGCTGTGGCGCCGGTGTTCGTAGGAGTGATGATTGATTATGTCTCCTGGAGAGCAGCCTTTGTGTTGCCCGGTGCCGCAGCAATTTTGACGGGGGCCTTGCTATGGGTTGCCTGGGCTCAGGGCTGGGTATCGGACCGCAATGCTGATCGTGTACCGATGCCAGCGCCTGCCCCTGGCGACTATCGTCGTGTATTTCTGGTGCTGCTCGTGACCATGGCTTGCAACGGTTTTGTATACGCCGGCATGATGAACACAGCGCCGAAGGTGTTCGAAGTGGGGTTAACGGTCACTTTTACGGATTCATACACGGGGATTGGGATACTCACCGGTACTGTCATCGGGTTATCATCAGTGTGCAGCTTTATCGGTGGCTGGCTAGCAGATCGCTATTCTCCGCGAAGGATCTACCTTGTGTTCTGGATGTTGCTGGTACCGGCATTGATACTGGTTGCGACCGCTTCGGGGTACCGTCTCATATTGGCGATGTTTTTAGCGATGTCGTTTCTGGTGACTTTTGCAGCGGCAGAGAATATGTTGGTGGCTCGGTACACGCCATTCAGATGGCGCTCGCTGGCATACGGTGCCCGATTTGTTCTGGCACTGGGCATCGGTGGTTTGACGGTTTATGTGGCAGGCGATCTGTTTGACCGGACCGGAACTTTTGGTGTGCTCTACCTGCTCTTTTCTGCTGCAGCTGTGGTCGCGGTTTTGTGCGCATTCTGGTTACCCAGCGCTGGAAGGGCGGTCCGAAAACAACCCGTTTCACTTTGA
- a CDS encoding D-2-hydroxyacid dehydrogenase: protein MVDLLVFEESLPRLSEALAHHDGLRIVCWHTDGRFSLGGQTVDADAIEPEIGWISFDILARGKMRKYVETLLQFDSLRWVQTGHAGLDDPLYSALAERGVRLSKSYAQSIAIAEYTLAYALYYFQDIEFRLASQRATEWKSKRFRELYGSRWLIVGFGHIGRRVAQRARAFNCHITTLRRSGTSDPAADEVVGRAELSTTLAKSDVVVLACPENTETTGLVDVAFVTAMKKGSLLINVARGGLIDDSALITGLEHGRPEFAVLDAFSVEPLPVEHPYWTHPNVIITAHMSNRGDGTSGRGTEQFLDNLRRYLKDGTPDDEVDPRFFIAPT, encoded by the coding sequence ATGGTAGACCTGCTTGTGTTTGAGGAATCGTTGCCGCGGCTTAGCGAAGCGTTAGCACATCATGATGGCTTGCGGATTGTTTGCTGGCATACTGATGGCAGATTCTCACTGGGCGGTCAAACCGTTGATGCCGACGCCATTGAACCGGAAATCGGTTGGATCAGCTTCGATATCTTGGCCCGCGGAAAAATGAGAAAATATGTCGAGACCCTATTGCAGTTTGACAGCCTGCGTTGGGTCCAGACCGGGCATGCCGGGCTTGACGATCCCCTGTACAGTGCACTGGCAGAGCGCGGTGTACGACTGAGTAAGAGTTATGCACAATCGATCGCAATCGCAGAATACACCCTGGCATACGCCCTTTACTATTTTCAGGATATCGAGTTTCGACTGGCGTCACAGCGTGCAACCGAATGGAAAAGCAAGAGATTCAGGGAACTTTACGGCAGCCGCTGGCTGATTGTTGGTTTCGGCCATATCGGACGTCGTGTCGCACAACGAGCGCGAGCGTTTAACTGCCATATCACAACGCTGCGCCGTTCCGGTACCTCAGACCCAGCCGCAGATGAGGTCGTCGGCCGGGCGGAGTTGTCTACCACTCTGGCAAAAAGCGATGTAGTGGTGTTGGCGTGTCCTGAAAATACGGAGACTACCGGGCTTGTTGATGTGGCGTTTGTCACTGCCATGAAAAAAGGATCACTGTTGATCAATGTTGCACGCGGCGGTTTGATCGACGATTCAGCGTTGATAACCGGACTCGAACACGGTCGACCGGAGTTCGCGGTGCTGGATGCGTTTTCAGTGGAGCCGTTGCCGGTAGAGCATCCTTACTGGACACACCCGAATGTGATCATCACGGCACATATGTCCAATCGCGGCGATGGTACCTCGGGTCGGGGGACGGAACAGTTCCTGGATAATCTTCGTCGCTATCTGAAGGACGGAACACCTGATGATGAGGTCGATCCTCGATTTTTCATTGCGCCGACTTGA
- a CDS encoding FAD-dependent oxidoreductase: MSNNIEAAVLIVGAGPVGLTLALDLAWRGIEVAVVEIRGHGEPPPAKCNHVSARTMEVYRRLGISQNIRDAGLPTDYPNDVAFRTTFTGIEIARIPIPCRRDRYIATDGPDTGWPTPEPPHRINQIYLEPILFEQAATTAEISIHCRSQFIALEQSDNGVVAIIEDLETGDTCRASCEYLIGCDGGSSAVRKNIGSQFAGDSVLQRCQSSFIHTAELIHLQNEKPAWSTISLNPRRSGNVYAIDGQSLWIVHNYLREDETDFESVDRDGSIRTILGVEDEFKYDILAREDWFGRRLVADRFRKNRVFLCGDAAHIWVPYAGYGMNAGVADAVNLSWLLSARLNQWAPDSILDAYERERLPITEQVSRFVMNHAHAMVKQRRTVPGNIEAPGREGERVRQQMGRYAYELNVQQYCAAGLNFGYFYDDSPIIAHEPELPPAYTMSTFTPSTLPGCRLPHLYLESGRSLYDLLGPEFTLLRLDPALDTTALTAAAKHRRFPLHILDITARPDNGEYTHPLILVRPDQHVAWRGHTCPSDGLSLIDHIRGCTPA; the protein is encoded by the coding sequence TTGTCAAACAATATAGAGGCAGCAGTACTCATCGTTGGTGCGGGTCCTGTCGGTCTGACCCTGGCACTGGATCTGGCCTGGCGAGGTATCGAAGTAGCCGTGGTGGAAATCAGAGGTCACGGGGAACCCCCACCTGCAAAATGCAATCACGTGTCCGCCCGCACGATGGAGGTATACCGGCGCCTGGGAATATCTCAGAACATCCGAGACGCTGGATTACCGACTGATTATCCCAACGATGTGGCATTTCGCACAACATTTACCGGTATTGAAATCGCGCGTATCCCCATACCGTGCAGACGTGATCGCTACATTGCAACTGACGGGCCTGACACCGGGTGGCCGACCCCGGAGCCGCCCCACCGTATCAACCAGATCTATCTTGAACCAATTCTGTTTGAACAAGCTGCCACAACAGCCGAGATATCCATCCACTGCCGGTCCCAGTTCATAGCCCTCGAACAAAGCGATAATGGCGTAGTCGCCATCATAGAGGACTTGGAAACGGGCGACACCTGTCGCGCTTCCTGTGAATACCTGATCGGCTGCGACGGTGGCTCATCTGCCGTGCGCAAAAACATTGGCAGCCAGTTTGCCGGTGACTCTGTTTTACAGCGTTGCCAGTCCAGCTTCATTCATACCGCTGAGCTGATCCACTTGCAGAACGAGAAACCGGCCTGGAGTACCATATCTCTGAACCCCCGGCGTTCCGGCAATGTCTATGCGATAGACGGCCAATCACTGTGGATAGTCCACAACTACCTACGCGAAGATGAAACCGACTTTGAATCGGTTGATCGCGACGGGTCCATCAGAACCATCCTCGGTGTCGAGGATGAGTTCAAATACGACATCCTGGCACGAGAAGACTGGTTCGGAAGACGCCTGGTGGCTGATCGTTTTCGCAAAAACCGGGTATTTCTGTGCGGCGATGCGGCCCATATCTGGGTGCCTTATGCCGGCTACGGCATGAATGCCGGCGTTGCCGACGCCGTGAATCTGTCCTGGCTGCTCAGCGCCAGACTGAACCAGTGGGCACCCGACTCCATTCTGGATGCTTACGAACGAGAGCGCCTGCCCATTACCGAACAGGTTTCCCGCTTTGTAATGAATCATGCCCACGCCATGGTCAAGCAGAGACGTACCGTACCTGGAAACATTGAGGCACCAGGGCGAGAAGGAGAGCGCGTACGGCAGCAAATGGGTCGCTACGCCTATGAACTGAACGTTCAGCAGTACTGCGCCGCGGGACTTAACTTTGGCTACTTCTACGACGACTCACCTATTATCGCTCACGAACCGGAATTACCCCCCGCTTACACGATGTCTACCTTTACACCATCAACGCTGCCCGGCTGTCGCCTCCCACATCTGTATCTAGAGTCTGGACGCTCGTTGTACGACCTTCTGGGTCCCGAATTCACGCTATTGAGGCTCGACCCTGCACTGGATACTACAGCGCTTACTGCAGCTGCCAAACACAGGCGCTTTCCACTCCACATTCTTGATATCACCGCGCGGCCGGACAACGGTGAATACACGCACCCCTTGATCCTGGTCCGGCCCGATCAGCACGTTGCCTGGCGTGGACACACTTGTCCGAGTGACGGTCTCTCCTTGATCGACCACATTCGAGGGTGCACACCGGCATGA